From the Halobacteriovorax sp. GB3 genome, the window AACGGTAAGAGATATCTTACTTAATAATTATGAAGGGCTTCACAACTATGAAAAGGCCCAGGTTATGATGGATATGGCCAAGGTCTTCGACATGCAAGGAAAGAGATTTATGGCCAAGAGCTTCTTTGAAAATGCTGAGCAATTTCTTGTGGGCCTTAATCAAAGCTTCAAAGGACATCACTTTCTAGGAAAGCTTAATCACGATCTTAAACGCTATATAAATAATGGAATTACAAAAACTGAGCTAAGAGAAGAGGACCTTCACTTCGCTACAGCTGAATGACACTTGAAAGAGGGGGTCACCTCCAAAATGTCCTCCTCTTTCACTCTTTTTAGTGAACTTTTTTCACGCTCTTCTTGAGATTTTCACCCTTCTAACTATACTCACTAGTCATGAAGGATTTATCTAAAAAAGAAAAAGTCTACTTTCAAATTTGCGACTCTGTTTTGTACATGGAAACAGTGAAGCCCCATCTGAAATGGTCTCTAAGTGATGTCTCAAAGCACTCTGGAGTGACTCGCTCTCTCATTTATTACTACTTAGGTAAGGAAAAGGACCAAATTCTTCGTGAGGCCGTGCTCTTTATGCTCGAGCTTTTCTTCAATATCAGTGGCGAGCGAAAACTTGGAATTCAAGATCGTATGACGATGATTCTTGAAACGACCAAGGAAATGCCGCACATTTTTCTTTTCTATGTAAGTGAAAGAACAAAGAATACCGAGTATGGTCAAACAATTCGTGAGGCCGAGGAGAAGCTCATCTCTTATCTTGAAACTGAGCTCAATCTTACTAATGAACAGGCCCTAAAGCTCTTTATGCTTGAAATTGGAGCATGCGCCTTTGGCCTTGATCCCAAATTTGCCCCGAAATTTTTCCAGCTTTAATTTAAAATCAGCTACTTATCACATGAATTATCTATAGGGTCTAATGTACTTTGAAGTATTGTGTTGTATCAATTCTCTTGTTCAATAATTAAAAAAACTGCTGGAGATATGCCATGAGAAGATTACTGGCCCTAACAATGTGTGTTCTTTCTTTCGGATCTGTTGCCTATGATAATGCTTGTCACGAAAGCATCGCAGAAGCGACGTCACAATTTTCAAAAGCGAGAGAAGCTATCACTCGTCTTGAGAGAACTGCTAATCAATTGAATATTGAAGATGAAAGAAATACAAATTGTAAGGAACAATTCGATGCTCAAGCTCTCAGTGTTCTTAAGCTCGATTACAATACTCTTCAAAAGGCCGTAGAGGCCTCTAAAACGGCCGCTAATACTGCTCTTCACCACTATGTGAATCAATACTGTAATTATGGTGATGATCTTGGTGCGAAGAATGTTCTTAAATGGACGAAAAGCTTAGTGAAGAAAAATAAGACTTTACTTGATGATGTGCAATCAGCTCTTGGTTGTTTGAAATAAAAAAAAGCTCCCGATGGGAGCTTTTTTTATGGATAAACGATTCTTGCACCCTCGATGTCCGTCGGAGAAAGCACCATATCTCTAATGTCGTTGGTTCCACCGCAGTGAGGGTAATGCATAACAGAGTCTTTATCGTAATCAGTTACTGGTTTAAATTTATTGTCTTCGTCACAAAGGTGAGCTGATTCTTGGTGAATGTGCTCATGACGAAAACCTAGTACGTGTCCTAGTTCGTGGCGAATGAATCCTGTCATCGCTGAATTCTCATATCTAAAAGAAGAATCATTAACGAGAACGCTTCTATATTTTCTCGGATAGTTTGGAAAGAATGCTCTTGCCAGATATCTCTCTCCGTAAGCTGGTTGAATATCGAAAACAACATTGTTGTTATATTCGTTACAGTTGCTATCATATTCTGGCCTGTAAACAAAACGAACGTTAGCCGCTTCCATCCAGTCTCTTGTCGCTTCTTCAAAAGCAGCAACAATAAGGTCTTTATTGTGAGCAAATTCATCGCTTACACAGTATGAAAGATTAAAACGCTCTTCGTCGCTCCAAACGTCATAAACATTTTCGTGGCTAGCTGAAACGATTAGCTTGTCTTCATTATCAAATTCTACAAAATCAAAACGCTGGTCTTGGTGAAGGAGTGGGATATCACCATCAATGATATAGAGGCCGTTGTCTCTATTTTCTTTGTGGACCTCGATAGCAAAAGCAGAGCTAGCCATCATAAGTAGTGCAACAATCCATTGCTTTGTCATTAAGTCACCTCCAAGTGAGGCAAAGATTGTATCTACCAGATTTGTTTGGCGTCCAGCGATGTTAGGAATTGTTAAGTTTTTGTCAGGTATTTCTTAGAAATACCTGCTAATTAACGAGTTGCGAAACGAAAATAACCATCATTAATGCCGGTGCCGCGTAGCGAATCAGGAAATTAAAGATGATGTAACGCGGATCGTCTCTTTTGAGTCCAAGCTCTCGTGACTTGATTTCTTCAGAAAGTACCCATCCACAAAAGAGTGAAATAAGAAAGGCACCAATTGGAAGAGACCAATTTGAAAGAATGTAATCGAGTCGATCCATGACTTTAAGACTGGTGAAAAACTCATTCCCACCATTAGAGAGAGCTGAGCAAATTCCAAAAAGCCAAATGATAAATGTTGAAAGCATTGTCCCTTTAAGGCGTGATAACTTAAAGCGATCTTCTACATAAGAAGTCACAAGCTCAAGTAGCGAGAGCGTTGAACTAAGAGCTGCAAAGGCAACAAGAAGATAGAAAAGAGCGCAAACATATTGTCCACCTGGAAGGTGATGGAGTTCTACTGAGAGAGTTGTAAAGAGAATCGAGGCCGATTCCTTCACTTCCATTCCCGTTCCAAAGATAATTGGATAAATCATGATACAAGCGCAAAAGGCCACAAGCGTATCGAGAACTGTAATCCAAATCCCTGCACGAATGATAGAGTGCTCTTTTGGAAAGTAGGCACCGTAAATAATCATCGCTCCAAGTCCAATGGAGAGCGTGAAAAAAGCGTGACCAAGGGCCTCTAAAATTCCTTTTGTCGTAAGCTTTGAAAAATCAAATTCAAAAAGAAAGTTGAGAGTCTTACCAGCGCCGTACTTACTTAAAGTAATAACAGAAAGAGTGAGAATGATAATTCCAAAAAAAGGCATGAGAACTTCAATGGCCTTTTCAATTCCTTTAACTCCCTTCATGATCACACCTGCTGTTAAAAGCATAATGATCGTGTGGTAGCTAATTTGTTTTGTTGGATTAGAAACGAAAGCGCCAAAGTGTGGGCCTGTAGTTTCAAAAGTTAAGTGAGTAAGATTACCTGTAATGGCATTATAGAAATAGTCCAGCGACCAGCCTGCGATGACAGAATAAAAAGAGAGTAGAATAAATGGGCTGAAAAGGCATAGGAAACTTAGAAGCTTCCAAAAGTGTTTACCACCTGAAAGTTTTGAGACCGCTTCAAAGGCATTTGATCTGGCCTCACGGCCGATGATTAATTCAGCAAGAAGAATGGGAAGGCCCATGACGACAATACAAAGAAGATAGACTAGCACAAATGCGCCGCCACCATTTTCATATGCGATGTAAGGGAATTTCCAGAGATTGCCTAGGCCAACAGCTGAGCCTACGCATGCCATAATAAATAGGAGACTTGAGCTCCACGTCTTCTTTTGATCCATGGAGCTATTGTCTCATAGGTTTAGATTATTGCAACAACTTGTAAATAAAAACGATTAAAAGTATCAGTGGAGAAACAATACGAATGAGAAAATTCCACATAAAATAAAGAGTGTCGTTTTTCTTTAATCCAAGCTCTCTCGTTTTAATTTCATCACTCAACCACCAACCACAAAAGAGGGCCACAAGAAAGGCTCCAACTGGAAGCGTCCAGTTTGAAGTGAGGTAGTCGAGGCGATCCATAACTTTCAAAGAAGTGAATAGATCACTTGCTCCGTTTGAAAGAGCGGAAGCAAGACCGAGAAACCAAATAGAGAATGCCGAAACAAGTGTTGCTTTCTTTCTTGAAATCTTCCAGTGCTCCTCTGCAAAAGAGGCGATCGGCTCTAGAAGAGAGATCGTTGAACTAAGTGCTGCAAAGGCAACGAGAAGATAGAATAGAGCACAAATATACTGTCCACCTGGAAGCTGTTGAAGCTCTACTGAGAGAGTCGTAAAGAGAATCGAAGATGATTCCTTAACATTCATTCCCGATCCAAAGATGATTGGATAGATCATTAAACAGGCCATTAAAGCAAAGACTGTATCGAGAATACCAATCCAAATGGCGGCCTTTCCAAGAGAGTGCTCACGTGGAAAATATGATCCATATACAATCATGGCACCAAGACCAATGGAAAGAGTGAAAAAGGCGTGTCCAAAAGCTTCAAGAATTCCGTGTCCCGTTACTTTTGAGAAATCAACAGTGAATAGGAAATCTAGAGTTTGAGCTGATCCATACTTTGAAATGGCAACACCAGCAACTAGAAGGATAAGAACTCCAAGAATCGGCATGAGAATTTCAATGGCCTTTTCAATACCCTTTGTACCTCTAAGAATAATGAAGGCCGTTAGCGACATAAAGACTGTATGGTAACCAACTTGCTTAAGTGGGTTTGCGACAAAAGCTCCGAAGTGTGGTCCAGTGGATTCAAAAGTTAAATGCGCTAAGTTTCCAGTAACGGCATTAAAAAAATAATCGAGCGTCCAACCGGCAACGACTGAATAGAAAGAGAGAATTGCAAATGAACTAAAGAGGGCGAGAGCGCCGATGATTCTCCAGCTCTTGACCTTGCCGGCGAGCTTTTTAACGCTGTCGTAGGCATTGGCCTCGGCCTCGCGACCGATGAGCATTTCTGCTAGGAGGATTGGAAGACCGACCATGAAGATGGCAAAGAGGTAGATGAGGACGAAGGCGCCTCCACCGTTTTCGAATGTGATGTAGGGGAATTTCCAAATATTACCGAGTCCTACGGCCGATCCGACGCAGGCCATAATAAATAGGACACTTGAACTCCACTTTTTCCTCTTTTCCATTTTTCTCCCAAATTTTAAGTTAACCTTCATTCTAAAAGGGTCCTGGACACTTTTCTAGCGTCAGCGCGTCAAATCCTATAACTTTTAGCCTTGGCATAGACCTTGCGATATTAAACCCTAGAATAGGACATTCTATGTGAATTCAACTCCTTATGGGAATAAATTATGTTTAAAACTTCTACATTTGTCACTGCTGTGATCGCTTTCTCTCTTTCGAGCGCTGCTCTAGCTGAAAACAAGCTCATGGAGCGCATAAAAGAGCAGGTTCATACAGAGATCGCAACGCTGGTCATCCAGGCCGAAGAAGTTCTTACAAATAAGAAGCAAAGTGACTTTTTCAACTTCTTTAAAGACTGGTCACGCACCAATCATAAAATCAATCTCAAAGGCAAAACGAAAACGCCTTACTTAGATGAACTTTATAAGAGCTATCAAAACAAGGCCCTCGCCCTTGGGACGATTACTTACGGTGATCTAGAAGAACTTCGTCTCGAGCTCTTTCGCTATGGCCTAAAAAATTATTGTAAAGATAAAGCGCTCATGACTTCTTATGAAAGTGATGAGTGTGGAAATTGTGACGCGCAAACCAGATTGAGTCTCTCTTTTATGGACTTAATCGATGAGAAGCTTCCAGGTCATTTAAATTTTGGAGTTCAGTTTTTTACCGATCACGTGCGCCCAGTTCTATTAGATAAGAATAAGAAAGTACTTCTCGATTTTGTCTCTGGAAAAAGAGAGAGCTTCGATGAAGTCGATACAAGTGTTTATCACATCAATTCTTATTACTGGCTCTTTATGAAAGCTTTTAAAATGCAAAAGGGAGAGCTTAAGGATTTTACGCTTTTAAAAATTGGTGATCAAAAGATTGCGGGAATCGCTCTTAGTCATGATGGGTATTTAAACTCTTTTCACGAGGGG encodes:
- a CDS encoding TetR/AcrR family transcriptional regulator yields the protein MKDLSKKEKVYFQICDSVLYMETVKPHLKWSLSDVSKHSGVTRSLIYYYLGKEKDQILREAVLFMLELFFNISGERKLGIQDRMTMILETTKEMPHIFLFYVSERTKNTEYGQTIREAEEKLISYLETELNLTNEQALKLFMLEIGACAFGLDPKFAPKFFQL
- a CDS encoding matrixin family metalloprotease is translated as MTKQWIVALLMMASSAFAIEVHKENRDNGLYIIDGDIPLLHQDQRFDFVEFDNEDKLIVSASHENVYDVWSDEERFNLSYCVSDEFAHNKDLIVAAFEEATRDWMEAANVRFVYRPEYDSNCNEYNNNVVFDIQPAYGERYLARAFFPNYPRKYRSVLVNDSSFRYENSAMTGFIRHELGHVLGFRHEHIHQESAHLCDEDNKFKPVTDYDKDSVMHYPHCGGTNDIRDMVLSPTDIEGARIVYP
- a CDS encoding sodium-dependent transporter — its product is MDQKKTWSSSLLFIMACVGSAVGLGNLWKFPYIAYENGGGAFVLVYLLCIVVMGLPILLAELIIGREARSNAFEAVSKLSGGKHFWKLLSFLCLFSPFILLSFYSVIAGWSLDYFYNAITGNLTHLTFETTGPHFGAFVSNPTKQISYHTIIMLLTAGVIMKGVKGIEKAIEVLMPFFGIIILTLSVITLSKYGAGKTLNFLFEFDFSKLTTKGILEALGHAFFTLSIGLGAMIIYGAYFPKEHSIIRAGIWITVLDTLVAFCACIMIYPIIFGTGMEVKESASILFTTLSVELHHLPGGQYVCALFYLLVAFAALSSTLSLLELVTSYVEDRFKLSRLKGTMLSTFIIWLFGICSALSNGGNEFFTSLKVMDRLDYILSNWSLPIGAFLISLFCGWVLSEEIKSRELGLKRDDPRYIIFNFLIRYAAPALMMVIFVSQLVN
- a CDS encoding sodium-dependent transporter, yielding MEKRKKWSSSVLFIMACVGSAVGLGNIWKFPYITFENGGGAFVLIYLFAIFMVGLPILLAEMLIGREAEANAYDSVKKLAGKVKSWRIIGALALFSSFAILSFYSVVAGWTLDYFFNAVTGNLAHLTFESTGPHFGAFVANPLKQVGYHTVFMSLTAFIILRGTKGIEKAIEILMPILGVLILLVAGVAISKYGSAQTLDFLFTVDFSKVTGHGILEAFGHAFFTLSIGLGAMIVYGSYFPREHSLGKAAIWIGILDTVFALMACLMIYPIIFGSGMNVKESSSILFTTLSVELQQLPGGQYICALFYLLVAFAALSSTISLLEPIASFAEEHWKISRKKATLVSAFSIWFLGLASALSNGASDLFTSLKVMDRLDYLTSNWTLPVGAFLVALFCGWWLSDEIKTRELGLKKNDTLYFMWNFLIRIVSPLILLIVFIYKLLQ